One genomic segment of Caldimonas brevitalea includes these proteins:
- the urtD gene encoding urea ABC transporter ATP-binding protein UrtD: MTPDLMQAGAAVRRRHTEAGGSGGREASYGRVLAPGQVDLTHGAILYLDDITVSFDGFRALNQLSLSIGAGELRCIIGPNGAGKTTLMDVITGKTRPDAGQAWFGSTIDLLRLSESRIAQAGIGRKFQKPTVYEQLTVFENLELALKADRRVRASLWFRLGAEQLDRIGEVLALIHLKDQAQRIAGLLSHGQKQWLEIGMLLMQDPQLLLLDEPVAGMTDEETERTAELFLSLQGRHSLVVVEHDMKFIDALTRGSGPAKRVTVLHEGSVLAEGTLAEVQANDKVVEVYLGR; this comes from the coding sequence ATGACACCCGATCTGATGCAGGCCGGCGCGGCGGTGCGCCGCCGGCATACCGAAGCCGGCGGCTCGGGCGGGCGCGAGGCGAGCTACGGCCGGGTGCTGGCCCCGGGCCAGGTCGACCTGACCCACGGCGCCATCCTCTATCTCGACGACATCACCGTCAGCTTCGACGGCTTTCGTGCGCTCAACCAGTTGTCGCTCAGCATTGGCGCCGGTGAGTTGCGCTGCATCATCGGCCCCAACGGCGCCGGCAAGACGACCCTGATGGACGTCATCACCGGCAAGACACGGCCCGACGCCGGGCAGGCCTGGTTCGGCTCCACCATCGATTTGCTGCGCCTGAGCGAAAGCCGTATCGCCCAGGCCGGCATCGGCCGCAAGTTCCAGAAGCCCACGGTCTACGAGCAGCTGACGGTGTTCGAGAACCTCGAGCTGGCGCTCAAGGCCGACCGGCGGGTGCGGGCGTCGTTGTGGTTTCGGCTCGGGGCCGAGCAACTCGACCGCATCGGCGAGGTGCTGGCGCTGATCCACCTGAAAGACCAGGCCCAGCGTATCGCCGGGCTGCTGTCGCATGGGCAGAAACAATGGCTGGAGATCGGCATGCTGCTGATGCAAGACCCGCAGTTGCTGCTGCTCGACGAGCCGGTCGCGGGCATGACCGACGAAGAGACCGAACGCACCGCGGAGCTGTTCTTGTCGCTCCAGGGGCGCCACTCGCTGGTGGTGGTCGAGCACGACATGAAGTTCATCGATGCCCTGACCCGCGGCAGCGGGCCCGCCAAGCGGGTGACGGTGCTGCACGAGGGCAGTGTGCTGGCCGAAGGCACGCTGGCCGAGGTGCAGGCCAACGACAAAGTGGTCGAGGTCTACCTAGGACGCTAG
- the urtC gene encoding urea ABC transporter permease subunit UrtC — translation MSAVLSTPAFRPSPGFLLGRRAWSGVLAAVVAVVLVAPLLHLALPPGHALHLSDYHVSLIGKIMCYAICALAIDLIWGYTGILSLGHGVFFALGGYAMGMYLMRQIGRDGNYAADLPDFMVFLDWKTLPWHWTFSESFLAQALLVVLVPGALAFVFGYFAFRSRIKGVYFSIITQALTYAAMLLFFRNETGFGGNNGFTDFKRLLGMPLATPGMRIGLFVTTGLTLIGCYLLARWIVGSKYGRVLQAIRDAETRVRFSGYDPLWYKLSIWVLSAVMCGVAGALYVPQVGIINPGEMSTAASIEMAVWAAVGGRATLIGPIVGAFFVNGAKSWFTVAFPEFWLYFLGALFIAVTLFLPQGIVGLFKGRRRDDPEVRS, via the coding sequence ATGAGCGCTGTTCTTTCCACCCCTGCCTTCAGGCCCTCGCCCGGCTTCCTGCTCGGCCGGCGCGCCTGGTCAGGCGTGCTCGCCGCGGTGGTGGCGGTGGTGCTGGTCGCACCGCTGCTGCACCTCGCGCTGCCGCCCGGGCATGCCTTGCACTTGAGCGACTACCACGTCAGCCTGATCGGCAAGATCATGTGCTACGCGATCTGCGCCCTCGCGATCGACCTGATCTGGGGCTACACCGGCATCTTGTCGCTCGGCCATGGCGTGTTCTTCGCGCTCGGCGGCTATGCGATGGGCATGTATCTGATGCGCCAGATCGGCCGCGACGGCAACTATGCGGCCGATCTGCCCGACTTCATGGTGTTCCTCGACTGGAAGACGTTGCCGTGGCACTGGACCTTCAGCGAGTCGTTCCTCGCGCAGGCGCTGCTGGTGGTGCTGGTGCCCGGCGCGCTCGCCTTCGTGTTCGGCTACTTCGCCTTCCGCTCGCGCATCAAGGGGGTGTATTTCTCGATCATCACCCAGGCGCTGACCTACGCCGCGATGCTGCTGTTCTTCCGCAACGAAACCGGCTTCGGCGGCAACAACGGCTTCACCGACTTCAAGCGTTTGCTGGGCATGCCGCTGGCCACGCCCGGCATGCGCATCGGCCTGTTCGTCACGACCGGGCTGACGCTGATCGGCTGCTATCTGTTGGCGCGCTGGATCGTCGGCAGCAAATACGGCCGGGTCTTGCAGGCCATCCGTGATGCCGAGACCCGGGTGCGCTTCTCGGGCTACGACCCGCTCTGGTACAAGCTCAGCATCTGGGTGCTGTCGGCGGTGATGTGTGGTGTGGCCGGTGCCCTGTACGTGCCCCAGGTGGGCATCATCAACCCGGGCGAGATGTCGACGGCTGCCAGCATCGAGATGGCGGTGTGGGCGGCAGTCGGCGGGCGGGCCACGCTGATCGGCCCCATCGTCGGCGCGTTTTTTGTCAACGGCGCGAAGAGTTGGTTCACCGTCGCCTTCCCCGAGTTCTGGCTGTATTTCCTCGGTGCGCTGTTCATCGCGGTGACGCTGTTCCTGCCGCAGGGCATCGTCGGTCTGTTCAAAGGCCGACGCCGCGACGACCCGGAGGTGCGCTCATGA
- the urtB gene encoding ABC transporter permease, whose protein sequence is MIVLNCAARLLRACAWAALLAAGSAAALTPQQLRALAGGDNDERIEALNQAAASGDPALQTFVEALLRDEVKLAGEQVYIVQDGSARDAATGAPAQLPAEAEDVVNSNRMRRALEGALAALKLFSPDVSRRAQAVDELQDKVDEALLPLLDKAAAAETDEDLKARLQRMRATVLITSDDKGKRLEAAQALADSGQAATRTLLLGRLEKEGDSLVEPDAEVRAALQSALRQVEDRLAWGERLGVLFSGVSLGSILLLVALGLAITYGLMGVINMAHGELMMIGAYATYVVQYLFRSWMPGLFDWYLLAAIPAAFLCSALVGAVLERGVIRWLYGRPLETLLATWGISLVLMQAVRSLFGAQNVQVENPAWMSGGLSVMSNLTLPYNRLAILAFAGLVLLGMSLLISRTRLGLFVRGVTQNRPMASCVGVNTARVDTYAFSLGAGIAGLAGCALSQVGNVGPDLGQSYIVDSFMVVVLGGVGQIAGAVYAALGLGILNKFIEGWAGAVLAKILVLVFIVVFIQKRPQGLFAVKGRSAEA, encoded by the coding sequence GTGATCGTGTTGAACTGTGCCGCGCGCCTGCTGCGGGCTTGCGCCTGGGCGGCCCTGCTGGCCGCCGGCAGCGCCGCCGCACTGACGCCGCAGCAGCTGCGCGCTTTGGCGGGCGGCGACAACGACGAGCGTATCGAGGCGCTCAACCAGGCGGCTGCCAGTGGCGACCCGGCCTTGCAGACCTTCGTCGAGGCGCTGCTGCGCGACGAGGTCAAGCTCGCTGGCGAGCAGGTGTACATCGTGCAGGACGGCAGCGCACGCGACGCGGCGACCGGGGCGCCCGCCCAGCTGCCGGCCGAGGCCGAGGACGTCGTCAATTCCAACCGCATGCGGCGGGCGCTCGAAGGCGCGCTGGCGGCGCTCAAGCTGTTTTCGCCCGACGTGTCGCGCCGCGCGCAAGCGGTCGACGAACTGCAGGACAAGGTGGACGAAGCCTTGCTGCCCCTGCTGGACAAGGCCGCCGCCGCCGAGACCGACGAAGACCTGAAAGCGCGCCTGCAACGCATGCGTGCCACCGTGCTGATCACCTCCGACGACAAAGGCAAACGGCTCGAAGCCGCCCAGGCCCTCGCTGACAGCGGCCAGGCCGCGACCCGGACGCTGTTGCTGGGCCGGCTGGAGAAGGAGGGCGACAGCTTGGTCGAGCCCGATGCGGAGGTGCGTGCCGCCCTGCAATCGGCCTTGCGCCAGGTCGAAGACCGGCTCGCCTGGGGCGAGCGGCTGGGGGTGCTGTTCTCCGGGGTCAGCCTGGGCAGCATCCTGCTGCTGGTGGCTTTGGGCCTGGCCATCACCTACGGCCTGATGGGCGTCATCAACATGGCCCATGGCGAGTTGATGATGATCGGCGCCTACGCGACCTATGTCGTGCAGTACCTGTTTCGCAGCTGGATGCCGGGTCTGTTCGACTGGTATTTGCTGGCGGCCATCCCGGCGGCCTTCCTGTGCTCCGCCTTGGTGGGCGCCGTGCTCGAACGCGGCGTGATCCGCTGGCTCTACGGCCGTCCGCTCGAAACGCTGCTGGCCACCTGGGGTATCAGCCTGGTGTTGATGCAGGCGGTGCGCTCGCTGTTCGGCGCGCAGAACGTGCAGGTCGAGAACCCGGCCTGGATGAGCGGCGGGCTGAGCGTGATGAGCAACCTCACCTTGCCGTACAACCGGCTCGCCATCCTGGCCTTCGCGGGCCTGGTGCTGCTGGGCATGAGCTTGCTGATCTCGCGCACCCGGCTCGGGCTGTTCGTGCGCGGGGTCACGCAGAACCGACCGATGGCCTCGTGTGTCGGTGTCAACACCGCGCGCGTCGACACCTATGCGTTTTCGCTCGGTGCCGGCATCGCCGGGCTGGCGGGCTGCGCGCTGTCGCAGGTCGGCAACGTCGGGCCGGACCTGGGGCAGAGCTATATCGTCGACTCGTTCATGGTGGTGGTGCTCGGCGGTGTCGGCCAGATCGCCGGCGCGGTGTATGCGGCGCTCGGCCTCGGCATCCTGAACAAGTTCATCGAAGGCTGGGCCGGCGCCGTGCTGGCCAAGATCCTGGTGCTGGTGTTCATCGTCGTGTTCATCCAGAAGCGCCCGCAAGGCCTGTTCGCGGTCAAGGGCAGGAGTGCCGAGGCATGA
- the urtA gene encoding urea ABC transporter substrate-binding protein yields MKSSRRHLVKTLSAVALGVAAFGLPAAHAAETIKVGVLHSLSGTMAISETVLKDVALMAIDEINAQGGVLGKKIEPVVVDPASNWPLFAEKAKQLLGQDKVAAVFGCWTSVSRKSVLPVFEQQNGLLFYPVQYEGEELSKNVFYTGAAPNQQAIPAVEYLMSKDGGSAKRFVLLGTDYVYPRTTNKILRAYLKSKGVADADILEEYTPFGHSDYQTIIAKIKKFSSEGKKTAVVSTINGDSNVPFYKELGNQGLKATDVPVVAFSVGEEELRGVDTKPLVGHLAAWNYFMSVKNPTNDEFMKKWAAYAKAKNIAGHKDKPLTNDPMEATYIGIYMWKQAVEKAKSTDTDKVIAAMAGQTFKAPSGFVAKMDEKNHHLHKPVLIGEVKADGQFNVVWKTKGPVRANPWSPYIAGNDKKKDEPEKM; encoded by the coding sequence ATGAAATCCTCTCGTCGTCACCTCGTCAAGACCTTGTCCGCCGTGGCGCTCGGCGTCGCCGCCTTCGGACTGCCGGCGGCACACGCGGCCGAGACCATCAAGGTCGGCGTGCTGCATTCGCTGTCGGGCACGATGGCGATCTCCGAGACCGTGCTGAAGGACGTGGCCCTGATGGCCATCGACGAGATCAACGCACAAGGCGGTGTGCTCGGCAAGAAGATCGAGCCGGTGGTGGTCGACCCGGCCTCCAACTGGCCGCTGTTCGCCGAGAAGGCCAAGCAGCTGCTGGGCCAGGACAAGGTGGCCGCGGTGTTCGGCTGCTGGACCTCGGTGTCGCGCAAGTCGGTGTTGCCGGTGTTCGAACAGCAAAACGGCTTGCTGTTCTATCCGGTGCAGTACGAGGGTGAAGAGCTGTCGAAGAACGTCTTCTACACCGGCGCCGCCCCCAACCAGCAGGCCATCCCGGCGGTCGAATACCTGATGAGCAAGGACGGTGGTTCGGCCAAGCGTTTTGTGCTGCTCGGCACCGATTACGTCTACCCGCGCACCACCAACAAAATCCTGCGCGCCTACCTGAAGTCCAAGGGTGTGGCCGATGCCGACATCCTGGAGGAGTACACCCCCTTCGGCCACAGCGACTACCAGACCATCATTGCCAAGATCAAGAAGTTCTCGTCCGAGGGCAAGAAGACGGCCGTCGTGTCGACCATCAACGGTGACTCCAACGTGCCCTTCTACAAGGAGCTGGGCAACCAGGGCCTGAAGGCGACCGATGTGCCGGTGGTGGCCTTCTCGGTCGGCGAAGAGGAACTGCGCGGTGTCGACACCAAGCCGCTGGTCGGCCACCTGGCGGCCTGGAACTACTTCATGAGCGTGAAGAACCCGACCAACGACGAGTTCATGAAGAAGTGGGCGGCCTACGCCAAGGCCAAGAACATCGCCGGCCACAAGGACAAACCGCTCACCAACGACCCGATGGAAGCCACCTACATCGGCATCTACATGTGGAAGCAGGCGGTCGAGAAGGCCAAGAGCACCGACACCGACAAGGTCATCGCCGCGATGGCCGGGCAGACCTTCAAGGCGCCGTCGGGCTTCGTTGCCAAGATGGACGAGAAGAACCACCACCTGCACAAGCCGGTGCTGATCGGCGAGGTCAAGGCCGACGGCCAGTTCAACGTGGTGTGGAAGACCAAGGGCCCGGTGCGGGCCAACCCGTGGAGCCCCTACATCGCCGGCAACGACAAGAAGAAGGACGAGCCCGAAAAGATGTAA
- a CDS encoding response regulator transcription factor has protein sequence MSLPPPDLPIDRSESDVVLIVDDVPDNLAVLHDALDESGYTVLVATDGASALSRAAQAVPDVILLDAVMPGLDGFEVARRLKAQPETAHVPIIFMTGLTETEHVVAAFQAGGVDYVTKPIRPQEVVARIVTHVQGARLARQARNALDAFGHATLSVRLSDGRVVWQTPLARKFLQDYLGCRDAVLPADLLAWVASQAAAPLNPREPVTRTVTQGPRRLVFALHRQTGDDEWLLVMHEASDAAAIEALTLGFKLTLREAEVLYWVVKGKTNRDIGDILGSSPATVKKHLEHVYEKLGVETRTAAASVAIGRVGLLGQR, from the coding sequence ATGAGTCTTCCGCCGCCTGACCTTCCGATCGACCGCAGCGAGTCCGACGTCGTGCTGATCGTCGACGACGTGCCCGACAACCTCGCGGTGCTGCACGACGCGCTCGACGAGTCGGGCTATACCGTGCTGGTGGCCACCGATGGCGCCAGCGCCTTGTCGCGCGCCGCCCAGGCGGTGCCCGACGTGATCCTGCTCGACGCGGTGATGCCCGGCCTGGACGGCTTCGAGGTGGCGCGCCGCCTCAAGGCGCAGCCCGAAACGGCGCACGTGCCCATCATCTTCATGACCGGGTTGACCGAGACCGAACACGTGGTGGCGGCGTTCCAGGCCGGCGGTGTCGACTACGTGACCAAGCCGATCCGCCCGCAAGAGGTGGTGGCGCGGATCGTCACGCATGTGCAGGGTGCTCGATTGGCCCGGCAGGCCCGCAACGCCCTCGACGCCTTCGGCCATGCGACGCTGTCGGTGCGTCTGAGCGACGGCCGTGTCGTGTGGCAGACGCCGCTGGCGCGCAAGTTCCTGCAAGACTATCTGGGCTGCCGCGATGCGGTGTTGCCGGCCGACCTGCTGGCCTGGGTCGCGAGCCAGGCCGCGGCACCGCTCAACCCCCGCGAGCCGGTCACCCGCACCGTCACGCAAGGTCCTCGGCGCCTGGTCTTCGCGTTGCACCGGCAGACCGGCGACGACGAATGGTTGCTGGTGATGCACGAGGCGTCGGACGCCGCGGCCATCGAAGCCCTGACGCTCGGCTTCAAGCTCACGCTGCGCGAAGCCGAGGTGCTCTACTGGGTGGTGAAGGGCAAGACCAACCGCGACATCGGCGACATCCTGGGCAGCAGCCCGGCCACGGTGAAGAAACACCTGGAGCATGTCTACGAGAAGCTCGGCGTCGAGACGCGCACCGCGGCGGCGAGCGTCGCGATCGGTCGGGTCGGCTTGCTCGGGCAGCGTTGA
- a CDS encoding ATP-binding protein, giving the protein MQETDPSRAAVSPAPTPTGGGEALQRVIKVRRDYNRWVASETLEDYALRFTPRTFRKWSELRVANTAFGAASFLVLEAVGATLLVEHGVVNAFWAIVATGLVIFLAGLPISVYAARYGVDMDLLTRGAGFGYIGSTITSLIYASFTFIFFALEAAIMAYALDLAFDIPPGWGYLICALVVIPLVTHGVTAISRLQVYTQPIWLLMLVLPFIYVFAENPGVLRGLLGYGGEGGEGQAGPRFELLHFGAATTVGIALVTQMGEQADYLRFMPEQRPGRRWRWWAGVLIGGPGWVVLGVVKMLGGALLAYLAISHSVSADRAVDPNQMYLVAYGYVFSHVGWAVAATAAFVVISQLKINVTNAYAGSLAWSNFFARLTHSHPGRVVWVVFNTLIALLLMELDVFQALGKVLGLYANIAIAWMMAVVADLVINKPLKLSPPGIEFKRAHLYDINPVGVGAMGIASVLSVIAHLGLLGATAQAFSALIALVTAFVAAPAIAWATRGRYYLARPATPAPVDTASPPRAYRCTVCHGEYEREDSTHCPAYQGMICSLCCSLDARCHDLCKPHARLSAQWASVSKALLPAPLWQRMNTELGHFLLLMGVSVPLLGVVFALVYHQELASMGPHAAELRPALRLALVKLYASLVVVGGVVAWWLVLAHKSRQVAQEESNRQTHLLVREIESHRRTDEQLQQAKRAAEQANQAKSRYLSAISHELRTPLNSILGYAQLLDEDEDVPPHRRQAVSVIRRGGDHLLSLIEGTLDIARIESGKLTLEPTPMRFAEVLREMVRLFELQAAAKGLAFTYEVQGSVPEVVRADGKRLRQILINVLGNAVKFTAHGRVCFRLRYAREIALFEVEDSGPGIAPEEIERIFEPYARGGAAASEPGSGTGLGLTISKMLTELMGGEMTVSSTVGVGTLFRIRLFLPQARMALAERTPPRPRTGYRGPRRHILVVDNQEDDRGLLVSLLAPLGFELRQAASGDECLALLRQPVRDFEPDAIFMDLAMPGLDGWQTLRALRAEGLCPQAHVAIVSANAFDQGLDNDVGISAADFLVKPVRLGELLDWLGRRLQLEWIEAARATAETPAAAWVPPSPARLQALQQLVDLGYHRGIMRLLDEIEADGERHAAFVTSMRELARQFQLDAMSRLLHKARHESSAA; this is encoded by the coding sequence ATGCAAGAGACGGACCCGAGCCGAGCGGCGGTCTCGCCCGCCCCCACGCCCACCGGCGGCGGCGAGGCCTTGCAGCGGGTGATCAAGGTGCGCCGCGACTACAACCGCTGGGTCGCCAGCGAGACGCTGGAAGACTACGCGCTGCGCTTCACCCCGCGCACGTTTCGCAAGTGGTCGGAGCTGCGGGTCGCCAACACTGCGTTCGGCGCCGCGTCCTTTCTGGTGCTCGAAGCGGTCGGCGCCACGCTGCTGGTCGAACACGGCGTCGTCAACGCCTTCTGGGCCATCGTCGCGACCGGCCTGGTGATCTTCCTGGCCGGCTTGCCGATCAGCGTCTACGCGGCGCGCTACGGCGTCGACATGGACCTGCTGACCCGCGGTGCCGGCTTCGGCTACATCGGCTCGACCATCACCTCGCTGATCTACGCCTCGTTCACCTTCATCTTCTTCGCGCTCGAAGCGGCCATCATGGCCTACGCCCTCGACCTGGCCTTCGACATCCCGCCCGGCTGGGGCTATCTGATCTGCGCGCTGGTGGTGATCCCGCTGGTGACCCACGGTGTCACCGCGATCAGCCGTTTGCAGGTTTATACCCAGCCGATCTGGCTGTTGATGCTGGTGCTGCCGTTCATCTATGTGTTCGCCGAGAACCCCGGTGTGCTGCGCGGGCTGCTGGGGTACGGTGGCGAGGGTGGCGAGGGCCAGGCCGGGCCCCGCTTCGAGCTGCTGCATTTCGGCGCCGCCACCACGGTCGGCATCGCGCTCGTCACGCAGATGGGTGAGCAGGCCGACTACCTGCGTTTCATGCCCGAGCAGCGGCCTGGGCGGCGTTGGCGCTGGTGGGCCGGTGTGCTGATCGGCGGGCCGGGCTGGGTGGTGTTGGGCGTCGTGAAGATGTTGGGCGGCGCCTTGCTGGCCTACCTCGCCATCAGCCACTCGGTGTCGGCCGACCGGGCCGTCGACCCCAACCAGATGTATTTGGTCGCCTACGGTTATGTGTTCTCGCATGTGGGCTGGGCCGTGGCGGCGACGGCGGCCTTCGTCGTGATCTCGCAGCTCAAGATCAACGTCACGAATGCCTATGCCGGCTCGCTCGCCTGGTCCAACTTCTTTGCCCGTTTGACGCACAGCCACCCGGGCCGTGTCGTCTGGGTGGTGTTCAACACGCTGATCGCGCTGCTGCTGATGGAGCTGGACGTGTTCCAGGCGCTCGGCAAGGTGCTCGGGCTGTACGCCAACATCGCGATCGCCTGGATGATGGCGGTGGTGGCCGACCTGGTGATCAACAAGCCGCTCAAGCTGTCGCCGCCGGGCATCGAGTTCAAGCGCGCCCATCTGTACGACATCAACCCGGTGGGGGTGGGGGCGATGGGCATCGCCTCGGTGTTGTCGGTGATCGCTCACCTCGGGTTGCTCGGTGCCACGGCGCAGGCGTTCTCGGCGCTGATCGCGCTGGTGACGGCCTTCGTTGCGGCGCCGGCGATTGCCTGGGCCACTCGCGGGCGCTATTACCTGGCGCGGCCCGCAACGCCGGCGCCGGTCGACACGGCAAGCCCCCCGCGCGCCTATCGCTGCACCGTGTGCCACGGCGAATACGAACGGGAAGACAGCACCCACTGCCCGGCTTACCAGGGCATGATCTGCTCGCTGTGCTGTTCGCTCGACGCCCGTTGCCACGACCTGTGCAAGCCGCACGCGCGCCTGTCGGCGCAATGGGCGTCGGTGTCGAAGGCCCTGCTGCCGGCGCCGCTGTGGCAGCGTATGAACACCGAGCTGGGCCACTTCCTGCTGCTGATGGGCGTCAGCGTGCCGCTGCTGGGCGTCGTGTTCGCGCTGGTCTATCACCAGGAGTTGGCCTCGATGGGGCCGCACGCGGCCGAACTGCGACCGGCGCTGCGGCTCGCGCTCGTCAAGCTCTACGCGTCGCTGGTGGTGGTCGGCGGTGTGGTCGCCTGGTGGCTGGTGCTGGCGCACAAGAGCCGTCAGGTCGCCCAGGAGGAGTCGAACCGTCAGACGCATTTGCTGGTGCGCGAAATCGAGTCGCACCGCCGCACCGATGAACAGTTGCAGCAGGCCAAGCGGGCTGCCGAGCAGGCCAACCAGGCCAAGAGCCGCTACCTGTCGGCCATCAGCCACGAGCTGCGCACGCCCTTGAACAGCATCCTCGGCTATGCCCAGCTGCTCGACGAAGACGAGGACGTGCCGCCGCACCGCCGCCAGGCGGTGTCGGTGATCCGGCGGGGCGGCGACCATCTGCTGTCGCTGATCGAAGGCACCCTCGACATCGCCCGCATCGAAAGCGGCAAGCTCACGCTGGAGCCGACGCCGATGCGGTTTGCCGAGGTGCTGCGCGAGATGGTGCGGCTGTTCGAGCTGCAGGCGGCTGCCAAGGGCCTGGCCTTCACCTACGAAGTGCAGGGCAGCGTGCCCGAGGTGGTGCGGGCCGACGGCAAGCGCTTGCGCCAGATACTCATCAATGTGCTGGGCAACGCCGTCAAGTTCACGGCGCACGGCCGGGTCTGTTTCCGGCTGCGCTATGCCCGCGAGATCGCATTGTTCGAGGTCGAAGACAGCGGCCCCGGCATTGCGCCCGAGGAAATCGAGCGCATCTTCGAGCCTTACGCCCGCGGTGGCGCCGCCGCGTCCGAGCCTGGCAGCGGCACCGGCTTGGGGCTGACCATCAGCAAGATGCTGACCGAGTTGATGGGCGGCGAGATGACCGTGAGCAGCACCGTCGGTGTCGGCACGCTGTTTCGCATCCGGCTGTTTCTGCCCCAGGCCCGCATGGCCCTCGCCGAGCGCACGCCGCCGCGGCCACGTACCGGCTACCGCGGGCCGCGCCGGCACATCCTGGTGGTCGACAACCAGGAAGACGACCGCGGCTTGCTGGTGAGTTTGCTGGCCCCGCTCGGCTTCGAGTTGCGCCAGGCGGCGTCGGGCGACGAGTGTTTGGCACTGTTGCGGCAACCGGTGCGCGACTTCGAGCCCGACGCCATTTTCATGGACCTGGCGATGCCGGGGCTGGACGGTTGGCAGACCTTGCGGGCGTTGCGGGCCGAGGGCCTGTGCCCGCAGGCCCATGTGGCGATCGTCTCGGCCAATGCGTTCGACCAGGGGCTGGACAACGACGTCGGCATCTCCGCAGCCGACTTTCTGGTCAAGCCGGTGCGGCTCGGCGAGCTGCTCGATTGGCTGGGCCGGCGCTTGCAGCTCGAATGGATCGAGGCCGCCCGGGCCACGGCCGAGACGCCTGCCGCCGCCTGGGTGCCGCCCTCGCCGGCACGGCTGCAAGCGCTGCAGCAGCTGGTCGACCTCGGCTACCACCGCGGCATCATGCGGCTGCTCGACGAGATCGAGGCCGACGGCGAGCGGCATGCCGCATTCGTCACCAGCATGCGCGAGCTGGCCCGTCAGTTCCAGTTGGACGCGATGTCGCGTTTGCTCCACAAGGCCCGCCATGAGTCTTCCGCCGCCTGA
- a CDS encoding urease subunit gamma yields MELTPREKDKLLIFTAALLAERRKARGLKLNYPEAVALISAAILEGARDGKSVAQLMSEGKTVLGRADVMDGVAEMIPDIQVEATFPDGTKLVTVHQPIA; encoded by the coding sequence ATGGAACTGACCCCGCGCGAGAAAGACAAGCTTTTGATCTTCACGGCCGCCCTGCTGGCCGAGCGTCGCAAGGCGCGGGGTCTCAAGCTCAACTACCCCGAAGCGGTGGCCCTGATCAGTGCCGCCATCCTCGAAGGCGCCCGCGACGGCAAGTCGGTGGCGCAGCTGATGAGCGAGGGCAAGACGGTGCTGGGCCGCGCCGATGTGATGGACGGCGTGGCCGAGATGATTCCCGACATCCAGGTCGAGGCCACCTTCCCCGATGGCACCAAATTGGTGACGGTGCACCAACCGATTGCGTGA
- a CDS encoding HupE/UreJ family protein — protein sequence MTRSLPCSLLRAGLAALSLCVTSLPALAHAGADAGGHHGFWAGVSHPLLGWDHLAAMLAVGFQAGTAAGHDPARRWVGPLAFCALLLAGALAARGGWLPGGLEVTLAVSLLVFGLLAASGRRWPPAGVAALVGGFALFHGAAHGHELAGAAALAGMLLATALLHAAGIALGTAARARGALWRRLPGALVAGLGAWAVAPLWMAA from the coding sequence ATGACCCGATCTTTGCCCTGTTCGCTGCTCCGAGCCGGCCTGGCCGCCCTGTCGCTGTGCGTCACGTCGCTGCCGGCGCTCGCCCATGCGGGCGCCGACGCCGGCGGTCACCACGGCTTCTGGGCCGGTGTGTCGCACCCTTTGCTCGGATGGGACCACCTGGCCGCGATGTTGGCGGTCGGGTTCCAGGCCGGCACGGCTGCCGGCCACGACCCGGCGCGGCGGTGGGTCGGACCGCTGGCCTTTTGCGCACTGCTGCTGGCGGGCGCGCTGGCGGCTCGCGGCGGTTGGCTGCCCGGCGGCTTGGAAGTGACGCTCGCGGTGTCGCTGCTGGTGTTCGGGCTGCTGGCCGCCAGCGGTCGGCGGTGGCCGCCCGCGGGGGTCGCTGCCCTGGTCGGCGGCTTTGCGCTGTTCCACGGTGCGGCGCACGGCCACGAGCTGGCCGGCGCGGCGGCACTCGCCGGCATGCTGCTCGCCACGGCCCTGCTGCATGCCGCCGGCATCGCGCTGGGGACGGCGGCGCGAGCGCGTGGCGCGCTCTGGCGACGACTGCCCGGTGCGCTCGTCGCCGGCCTCGGCGCCTGGGCCGTGGCACCGCTGTGGATGGCGGCTTGA
- a CDS encoding urease subunit beta — MIPGELFTDGPDHALNPGRRTLGLVVQNSGDRPIQVGSHYHFAETNPALQFDREAARGMRLNIASGTAVRFEPGQQRTVELVDYAGERVVYGFRAAVQGAL, encoded by the coding sequence ATGATCCCCGGAGAACTCTTCACCGACGGCCCCGACCATGCCCTCAACCCCGGGCGCCGCACGCTGGGCCTGGTGGTGCAGAACAGCGGCGACCGGCCGATCCAGGTCGGCTCGCACTACCACTTCGCCGAAACCAACCCGGCACTGCAGTTCGACCGCGAGGCAGCCCGCGGCATGCGGCTCAACATCGCCTCCGGCACGGCGGTGCGCTTCGAGCCCGGGCAGCAACGCACGGTGGAACTGGTGGACTATGCCGGCGAGCGGGTGGTCTACGGTTTCCGCGCCGCGGTGCAAGGCGCCTTGTGA